From the Comamonas odontotermitis genome, one window contains:
- a CDS encoding MFS transporter — MQTTTRSTSLTPGLGSRRWLVLGIVSVALLLIVIDMTVLYTALPRLTHDLAATASAKLWIINSYSLVVSGLLLGMGTLGDRLGHKRLFIAGLAVFGGASLAAAFAPSAGVLIAARALLGVGAAMMMPATLSLIRLSFCDEKERALAIGIWASVASGGAAFGPVLGGALLEHFWWGSVFLINVPIVLIALPLAWRYIPASQGNRERPWDLVASIQVMLGLMAGTYAIKELGKQSPDWALAAFALLTGIGFLWIFVRRQRSSSHPLLDLALFQDKGFSTAVISALVAAAALLGMELVFSQRLQLVLGFSPLEAGWAVLPLPIAAFVAGPIAGRLLPRWGSSRLLALALLASGLGMGAYLALHEATALWQSLSLVLLGLGIGGAITAASATMLMRAPADRAGMAASVEEVSYELGGALGVTVMGSLLSAVYAHSLVVPEAAAAAALPPTVRDSLDEALLASERMPLDAAQSLVQAASAAFDKGFAAVLLLATLLLLVTAWVAWRTRTR, encoded by the coding sequence ATGCAAACCACAACACGCTCCACTTCGCTGACTCCGGGCCTCGGGTCTCGCCGCTGGCTGGTGCTGGGCATCGTCTCCGTCGCGCTGCTGCTCATCGTCATCGACATGACGGTGCTGTATACGGCACTGCCGCGTCTCACCCATGACCTGGCTGCCACCGCATCGGCCAAGCTCTGGATCATCAACAGCTACTCCCTCGTCGTCTCCGGCCTGCTGCTGGGCATGGGCACGCTGGGCGACCGCCTGGGCCACAAGCGCCTGTTCATCGCGGGCCTGGCCGTATTTGGCGGTGCCTCGCTGGCGGCGGCCTTTGCGCCAAGCGCGGGCGTGCTGATCGCGGCCCGTGCGCTGCTGGGCGTGGGCGCGGCCATGATGATGCCGGCCACGCTGTCGCTGATCCGACTGAGCTTTTGCGACGAGAAGGAGCGCGCCCTGGCCATCGGCATCTGGGCCTCGGTGGCTTCTGGTGGCGCTGCCTTTGGCCCGGTGCTGGGCGGGGCGCTGCTGGAGCACTTCTGGTGGGGCTCGGTGTTCCTGATCAACGTGCCCATCGTGCTGATCGCCTTGCCGCTCGCCTGGCGGTACATCCCCGCCAGCCAAGGCAATCGGGAGCGGCCCTGGGATCTGGTGGCCTCCATCCAGGTCATGCTGGGCCTGATGGCAGGCACCTATGCGATCAAGGAGCTGGGCAAGCAATCACCGGACTGGGCCTTGGCTGCCTTCGCGTTGTTGACAGGTATTGGCTTCCTGTGGATCTTTGTGCGCCGCCAGCGCAGCAGCAGCCACCCGCTGCTCGATCTGGCCCTGTTTCAGGACAAGGGCTTCAGCACCGCCGTGATCTCGGCCCTGGTGGCGGCGGCTGCGCTGCTGGGCATGGAGCTGGTGTTCAGCCAGCGCCTGCAACTGGTGCTGGGCTTCAGCCCGCTGGAGGCTGGCTGGGCCGTATTGCCGCTGCCGATTGCAGCCTTCGTGGCAGGCCCTATTGCCGGGCGCCTGCTGCCGCGCTGGGGCAGCAGCCGTCTGCTGGCGCTGGCACTGCTGGCCTCCGGCCTGGGCATGGGGGCCTATCTGGCACTGCACGAGGCGACAGCGCTGTGGCAGTCGCTGAGCCTGGTGCTGCTGGGTCTGGGGATTGGCGGTGCCATCACGGCGGCCTCGGCCACCATGCTGATGCGTGCGCCTGCCGACCGTGCCGGCATGGCAGCCTCGGTGGAGGAGGTGTCGTACGAGCTGGGTGGCGCCCTGGGGGTGACTGTCATGGGCAGCCTGCTCTCGGCCGTCTATGCCCATTCGCTGGTCGTGCCAGAAGCGGCTGCTGCGGCTGCATTGCCACCTACGGTGCGCGACAGCCTGGACGAAGCCCTGCTGGCGTCGGAACGCATGCCGCTGGATGCCGCCCAAAGCCTGGTGCAAGCGGCCAGCGCCGCCTTCGATAAAGGCTTTGCCGCGGTGCTGCTGCTGGCGACCCTTTTGCTGCTGGTCACCGCCTGGGTGGCCTGGCGCACACGCACGCGCTAA
- the speG gene encoding spermidine N1-acetyltransferase, which translates to MNTNIQLRPLEREDLRFVHLLDNNASVMRYWFEEPYATFDELTSLYDAHVHDQGERRFVVQHAGERAGLVELVEINLIHRSAEFQIIIAPDQQGKGIAAHATRLALDHGFRVLNLHKIYLYVDKENAKAIHIYGKLGFQPEGELVDEFFSNGQYRSAIRMYMLQGPYLQRIA; encoded by the coding sequence ATGAATACGAATATTCAACTGAGGCCACTGGAACGTGAGGATTTGCGCTTCGTGCACCTGCTGGACAACAATGCCAGCGTCATGCGGTACTGGTTCGAGGAGCCCTACGCCACATTTGATGAGCTGACCAGCCTGTACGATGCCCATGTGCATGACCAGGGCGAGCGGCGCTTTGTGGTGCAGCACGCGGGTGAGCGCGCTGGCCTCGTGGAGTTGGTGGAGATCAATCTGATCCACCGCAGCGCAGAGTTTCAGATCATCATCGCCCCCGACCAGCAGGGCAAGGGCATTGCAGCCCATGCCACGCGACTGGCGTTGGACCATGGCTTTCGTGTGCTGAACCTGCACAAGATTTACCTGTACGTCGACAAGGAAAACGCCAAGGCCATCCACATCTATGGCAAGCTGGGCTTTCAGCCGGAGGGCGAGCTGGTGGATGAGTTCTTTTCGAACGGCCAGTACCGCAGTGCGATCCGCATGTACATGCTGCAGGGGCCTTACCTGCAGCGAATAGCCTGA
- a CDS encoding M14 family metallopeptidase: MMQPHSSLTASRWMTLSAVSAAVLLSACTSTPLPPWTSAPTATPGTVTTAPKSQGPAPVHIPGVSNPGVISTPVETTPLQAVPLSVWQESPEVAARFPDPATPYSTPGLTNGRTTFTSNAELGQMLRQIASAPAGGTKAELITAGTSQEGTPIHALLLTRAAGTSLHDLDASGRPTVLLIGQQHGDEPAGSEALLAMAQSLAQGPLGPLLDKLNVLLVPRANPDGAASGRRTTSNGIDMNRDHLLLQTPEADALAKLSRNYRPVAVFDSHEFTVAGRYLEKFQAVQRYDALLQTPTTANTHEFVGKAANEWYLLPMQKALTDQGMSTNWYYTTTKKADDLTLSMGGVRPDTGRNVYALKNAPSLLIETRGVGIGRAHIQRRVHSHVVALTSALQTTAQRAKELEQVRAFVARDVASQACRGQFTLESQQTTEKRRIVFLDPQTGEDRPQEVDWKSSVKLQPGESRARPCGYWLSTNAGEAADKLRALGLQVLRVAEPGNMLADTYQEVERSSSAKNDVLGPSSRSVERVKVQLQRIAIDVPEGSYYVPLNQPMANLAIAALEPDTQSSFFANHIITGLSDVARSMNNPSLVYDETD, from the coding sequence ATGATGCAACCCCATTCCTCTCTCACTGCCTCGCGCTGGATGACGCTCAGTGCCGTTTCTGCAGCAGTCCTGCTGAGCGCATGCACCAGCACGCCCCTGCCACCCTGGACGAGCGCGCCCACGGCAACGCCCGGCACGGTCACCACCGCCCCCAAGAGCCAGGGGCCTGCCCCCGTGCACATCCCCGGTGTCAGCAACCCGGGGGTCATCAGCACCCCCGTGGAAACCACGCCGCTGCAGGCCGTCCCCTTGAGCGTGTGGCAGGAAAGCCCCGAAGTTGCCGCACGGTTTCCAGACCCGGCCACCCCTTACAGCACCCCTGGCCTGACCAACGGACGCACCACATTCACCAGCAATGCGGAATTGGGCCAGATGCTGCGCCAGATTGCGTCAGCACCGGCTGGGGGAACCAAGGCCGAGCTGATCACGGCCGGCACCTCGCAGGAAGGCACCCCCATCCATGCCTTGCTGCTCACGCGCGCTGCTGGCACCAGCTTGCACGACCTCGATGCCAGCGGACGCCCAACGGTATTGCTGATCGGCCAGCAGCACGGTGACGAGCCTGCCGGCAGCGAAGCCCTGCTTGCCATGGCACAATCCCTCGCGCAGGGCCCACTTGGGCCTTTGCTCGACAAGCTGAATGTCTTGCTGGTGCCGCGCGCCAACCCCGATGGCGCTGCCTCGGGCCGACGCACCACCTCCAACGGCATCGACATGAACCGCGACCACCTGCTGCTGCAGACGCCTGAAGCCGATGCGCTGGCCAAGCTCAGCCGCAACTACCGTCCCGTCGCGGTATTTGATTCGCATGAATTCACCGTTGCCGGACGCTATCTGGAAAAATTCCAGGCCGTACAGCGCTACGACGCCCTGCTGCAGACCCCGACCACGGCCAATACGCATGAATTTGTGGGCAAGGCCGCCAATGAATGGTATCTGCTGCCCATGCAGAAGGCGCTGACCGACCAGGGCATGAGCACCAACTGGTACTACACCACCACGAAGAAGGCCGACGACCTGACACTGTCGATGGGCGGCGTGCGCCCCGATACCGGCCGCAATGTCTATGCCCTCAAGAATGCGCCCAGCCTGTTGATCGAGACCCGTGGCGTCGGCATTGGTCGCGCCCATATCCAGCGCCGCGTCCACAGCCATGTGGTGGCTCTCACATCAGCACTGCAGACCACGGCGCAGCGCGCCAAGGAGTTGGAGCAGGTGCGCGCATTCGTGGCCCGCGACGTGGCTTCGCAGGCCTGCCGGGGCCAGTTCACCCTCGAATCCCAGCAAACCACCGAAAAGCGGCGCATCGTCTTCCTCGACCCGCAGACGGGTGAGGACCGTCCGCAGGAAGTGGACTGGAAGTCGTCCGTCAAGCTGCAGCCGGGCGAGAGCCGTGCCCGCCCTTGCGGCTACTGGCTGTCCACCAATGCCGGTGAAGCCGCCGACAAGCTGCGCGCCCTGGGGCTGCAGGTACTGCGGGTGGCCGAGCCGGGCAATATGCTGGCAGACACCTACCAGGAAGTAGAACGCAGCAGCAGCGCCAAGAATGATGTGCTGGGCCCCTCTTCCCGCTCGGTGGAGCGGGTCAAGGTTCAGTTGCAGCGCATTGCCATCGATGTGCCGGAAGGCAGCTACTACGTGCCATTGAACCAGCCCATGGCCAACCTGGCCATTGCCGCCCTGGAGCCCGATACCCAAAGCAGCTTTTTTGCCAATCACATCATCACCGGCCTGAGCGATGTGGCCCGGTCGATGAACAATCCATCGCTGGTGTACGACGAAACGGATTGA
- a CDS encoding endonuclease/exonuclease/phosphatase family protein has translation MRPFVSPVPLDTLTVATCNTLNLALAERMFYPNQDAYTRNQYERKVQWLGNRFQTLNADILAVQEVWDAAALQEALKISGLHYPFVSVPGAENTDGQPGASGTPRVGIATRLKVLACRSFPDFPAGLGQPIPGLGMHDKFERPPLVATLQMKHGQVVSVLTCHLKSKRPKFLQDEAGNPLEDRDNPKIAALASLRSLIMRGVEALALRCLVIDLLRHTRMPLVVMGDFNDTPDSVTTQLIAATSEVAYDRGARDRALFNAYDLLGDAALKKDVAYSHIHQGAPAVLDQILVSEEFDPGSKHSIGDVRRVDYFNDHLHEGRDRTRSDHGFVRALLRLRIPDKEQAASPPGSAGAPPVAGTFEGS, from the coding sequence ATGCGGCCCTTTGTTTCACCTGTACCTCTTGACACCCTCACGGTTGCGACCTGCAACACCCTGAATCTGGCGCTTGCCGAGCGCATGTTCTACCCCAACCAGGACGCCTACACGCGCAACCAGTACGAACGCAAGGTGCAGTGGCTGGGCAATCGCTTCCAGACGCTCAACGCCGACATCCTGGCCGTGCAGGAGGTCTGGGATGCCGCCGCGCTGCAGGAGGCCCTCAAGATCAGTGGCCTGCATTACCCCTTTGTGAGCGTGCCGGGCGCAGAGAACACCGATGGACAGCCTGGCGCCAGCGGTACACCCCGCGTGGGCATTGCCACGAGGCTCAAGGTGCTGGCCTGCCGCTCCTTTCCAGATTTCCCGGCAGGCCTTGGCCAGCCGATTCCGGGTCTGGGCATGCACGACAAATTCGAGCGCCCGCCGCTGGTGGCCACCTTGCAGATGAAGCACGGCCAGGTGGTGTCGGTGCTCACATGCCACCTCAAATCCAAGCGCCCCAAATTCCTGCAGGACGAAGCAGGCAATCCGCTCGAAGACCGCGACAACCCCAAGATTGCGGCACTCGCCTCGCTACGCTCGCTCATCATGCGCGGGGTGGAAGCCCTGGCCCTGCGCTGCCTCGTGATCGATCTGCTGCGCCATACGCGCATGCCCCTGGTGGTGATGGGCGACTTCAATGACACGCCCGACAGCGTCACCACGCAGCTGATTGCGGCCACATCCGAGGTCGCCTATGACCGGGGAGCACGCGACCGCGCCCTGTTCAATGCCTACGATCTGCTTGGTGATGCGGCCCTCAAGAAGGATGTCGCCTATTCGCACATCCACCAGGGCGCACCTGCCGTGCTCGACCAGATTCTGGTGAGCGAGGAGTTTGACCCGGGCAGCAAGCATTCCATTGGCGATGTGCGCCGGGTGGACTATTTCAACGACCACCTGCATGAAGGCCGCGACCGCACACGCTCCGATCACGGGTTTGTCCGCGCCCTGCTGCGCCTGCGCATCCCGGACAAGGAACAGGCAGCCAGCCCACCCGGCTCGGCCGGAGCCCCGCCGGTCGCTGGTACATTCGAAGGGTCTTGA
- a CDS encoding DEAD/DEAH box helicase codes for MTFEELNLAPAIVQAVREQGYDAPTPIQAQAIPVVLQGGDLLAGAQTGTGKTAAFTLPLLHRLTQSEGSRNKWGGKAIRALILAPTRELAAQVEENVRHYATHLDIQSTVIFGGVGMKPQIDRIKKGIDVLVATPGRLLDLQQQGFLDLSTVEILVLDEADRMLDMGFIHDVKKVLALVPKDKQSLLFSATFSDEIRELANGLLKNPQSIQVTPRNTTVQRIKQVIHPVGRGKKKQVLLHIIQENNWSQVLVFTRTKFGANNVADFLTKNGVSAMALHGNKSQSARTQALEGFKTGDLRALVATDIAARGIDIDELPNVVNYEIPNVSEDYVHRIGRTGRAGREGNAVSLVCMDEEGFMMDIERFTKQEIPVQVIDGFGPEEGEKAEPIAMGRQTIWGGAGKPPSRDVMQAAAKAARQEMMERIRTTKSTRGTGTAGNANGGQRNAKRGAAPRAEANGEFEPAGAEQPRRDQRPPRRDANRQGPRGSGEARRPGGQGAQPRHPQGANPRHSGPRAPRQDERQPRADAHLGTQFGGTVDGRDHRRSGAAQPDPMRTSVDSMAERGRRGGFGGGNRNGGNGGRGNRNHSFSR; via the coding sequence ATGACATTTGAAGAACTGAATCTGGCACCAGCCATTGTGCAGGCTGTGCGCGAGCAGGGCTATGACGCCCCTACCCCCATCCAGGCCCAGGCCATTCCCGTGGTGCTCCAAGGTGGAGACCTGTTGGCCGGTGCACAGACCGGCACCGGCAAGACCGCAGCGTTCACGCTGCCCTTGCTGCACCGCCTCACCCAATCCGAAGGTAGCCGCAACAAATGGGGCGGCAAGGCCATCCGCGCGCTGATCCTGGCGCCCACCCGCGAGCTGGCAGCCCAGGTGGAAGAGAACGTGCGCCACTATGCAACGCATCTGGACATCCAATCCACCGTCATCTTTGGCGGCGTTGGCATGAAGCCACAGATCGACCGCATCAAAAAAGGTATCGACGTACTGGTGGCCACGCCTGGCCGTCTGCTGGATCTGCAGCAGCAAGGCTTTCTGGACCTGTCCACCGTGGAAATCCTGGTGCTGGACGAAGCCGACCGCATGCTGGACATGGGCTTCATCCACGATGTGAAGAAGGTGCTGGCCCTGGTGCCCAAGGACAAGCAGAGCCTGCTGTTCTCCGCCACCTTCAGCGACGAGATCCGCGAACTGGCCAATGGCCTGCTGAAGAACCCGCAGTCCATCCAGGTCACCCCGCGCAACACCACGGTGCAGCGCATCAAGCAGGTGATCCACCCTGTGGGCCGCGGCAAGAAAAAGCAGGTGCTGCTGCACATCATCCAGGAAAACAACTGGAGCCAGGTGCTGGTGTTCACGCGCACCAAGTTTGGCGCCAACAATGTGGCTGATTTTCTGACCAAGAATGGCGTCTCTGCCATGGCCCTGCACGGCAACAAGAGCCAAAGCGCACGCACCCAGGCCCTCGAAGGCTTCAAGACGGGTGATCTGCGCGCCCTGGTCGCGACTGACATTGCAGCACGCGGCATCGACATCGACGAGCTGCCCAACGTGGTGAACTACGAGATCCCCAATGTCTCGGAAGACTACGTGCACCGCATCGGCCGCACGGGCCGCGCCGGTCGCGAAGGCAATGCCGTGAGCCTGGTGTGCATGGATGAAGAAGGCTTCATGATGGACATCGAGCGCTTCACCAAGCAGGAAATCCCGGTGCAGGTGATCGACGGCTTTGGCCCTGAAGAAGGCGAAAAGGCCGAACCCATCGCCATGGGCCGGCAAACCATCTGGGGCGGTGCCGGCAAGCCACCAAGCCGTGATGTGATGCAAGCGGCTGCCAAGGCTGCGCGCCAGGAAATGATGGAGCGCATCCGCACGACCAAGTCGACCCGCGGCACGGGCACCGCAGGCAATGCCAATGGCGGCCAACGCAACGCCAAGCGCGGTGCGGCCCCTCGCGCAGAAGCCAACGGCGAATTCGAGCCCGCAGGCGCAGAGCAGCCTCGCCGCGACCAGCGCCCTCCACGCCGTGATGCCAACCGCCAGGGCCCGCGCGGCTCCGGAGAGGCACGTCGGCCAGGTGGCCAAGGTGCACAGCCGCGCCACCCACAGGGTGCCAATCCGCGCCACAGCGGCCCGCGCGCTCCACGCCAGGATGAGCGCCAGCCCCGCGCCGATGCCCATCTGGGTACCCAGTTTGGTGGCACCGTGGATGGCCGCGATCACCGCCGCAGCGGCGCTGCGCAACCCGACCCCATGCGCACCAGCGTAGACAGCATGGCCGAACGCGGCCGTCGTGGCGGCTTTGGCGGCGGCAATCGCAATGGCGGCAATGGTGGGCGAGGAAATCGTAACCATTCGTTTTCAAGATAA